A genome region from Rhodopseudomonas boonkerdii includes the following:
- a CDS encoding potassium/proton antiporter yields the protein MDSLDSVSIAILLGAVLVMAGILSSLLALRFGAPLLLFFLFIGIAAGEAGPGGLQFNDVKTAYVVGSVSLALILFDGGLKTHFKAIQTVLAPSMMLATVGVLLTALITAPVAKYALGMGWIEGLLTGAVIASTDAAAVFLLVHAQGLRLRPRVGAALEVESGTNDPFAVFLTLTLVKLLSLGDASAGHVAVEFLQESVLGTVIGMIGGVLVVTAMNRVALPQGLHAPFVCTAALVIFGLAQIAHASGFLAVYLAGMVIGNRPTRAHNSVVAFLDAATWLAQIVMFVMLGLLVSPDRLLGSILPAIAVAVVLMVVARPLAVFLCLQPFRFNWREKAFVSWVGLRGAVAIFLASIPMLVGLPKAHLYFDVAFVVVIISLLLQGWTLGYAARLLHVALPRTDRGPRRVELDLPGQLEQQLVGYSVRPKSLYLKRGLIPSWSKPTLVIRDEHILTPEEAAPVTAGDYLYLLAPPEKAEALDRFFVDMPPVAAPDPHLLGDFMVPGETTLGDLAAVYGIAIDPAQAQLTLADYFDIHLDHAPKVGSALPIDSIDLVARSLSGGRVNVVGLRLPEDEPEPLPRLSRAAMFRGRLKRTLSGLSRA from the coding sequence ATGGACTCACTCGATTCAGTCAGTATCGCGATCCTGCTCGGCGCCGTTCTGGTGATGGCCGGCATCCTGTCGAGCTTGCTTGCGCTGCGTTTCGGCGCGCCACTGCTGTTGTTCTTCCTCTTCATCGGCATTGCGGCCGGTGAGGCCGGGCCGGGTGGCCTGCAGTTCAACGACGTGAAGACGGCCTATGTGGTTGGTTCGGTATCGCTCGCGCTGATCCTGTTCGATGGCGGGTTGAAGACGCATTTCAAGGCGATCCAGACGGTGCTGGCGCCGTCCATGATGCTGGCAACGGTGGGCGTATTGCTGACGGCGCTAATCACTGCACCGGTGGCCAAATATGCGCTCGGCATGGGCTGGATCGAAGGTCTGCTGACGGGCGCCGTGATCGCCTCGACCGATGCGGCGGCCGTCTTCCTGCTGGTGCATGCGCAGGGTCTGCGCCTGCGTCCGCGCGTTGGTGCCGCGCTGGAAGTGGAATCCGGTACCAATGATCCGTTCGCGGTATTTCTCACCCTGACACTGGTGAAGCTGCTGTCGCTCGGCGATGCCTCCGCCGGCCATGTTGCGGTGGAATTCCTGCAGGAATCCGTACTCGGCACTGTCATTGGCATGATCGGTGGCGTGTTGGTGGTAACGGCGATGAACCGCGTGGCGTTGCCACAGGGGCTGCATGCGCCGTTTGTCTGCACGGCAGCGCTGGTGATCTTCGGCCTGGCTCAGATCGCCCACGCATCGGGCTTTCTTGCCGTCTATCTCGCCGGCATGGTGATCGGTAACCGGCCGACCCGCGCGCACAATTCGGTGGTCGCCTTTCTCGACGCCGCCACCTGGCTGGCGCAGATCGTGATGTTCGTGATGCTGGGGCTGCTGGTGTCGCCGGACCGGCTTCTGGGCAGCATCCTTCCGGCGATCGCCGTTGCTGTCGTGTTGATGGTGGTGGCGCGGCCGCTCGCCGTCTTTCTCTGCCTGCAACCGTTTCGCTTCAATTGGCGTGAGAAGGCCTTCGTCTCCTGGGTCGGTCTGCGCGGCGCGGTGGCGATCTTTCTGGCCTCGATCCCGATGCTGGTCGGCCTGCCCAAGGCTCATCTTTATTTCGATGTCGCCTTCGTCGTCGTCATCATCTCGCTGCTGTTGCAAGGCTGGACGCTTGGTTACGCCGCGCGTCTGCTACATGTCGCCCTGCCGCGCACCGATCGCGGCCCACGCCGCGTGGAGCTGGATTTGCCCGGTCAGCTCGAGCAGCAACTCGTCGGATATTCGGTGCGGCCCAAGAGTCTTTACCTGAAGCGCGGACTCATCCCGTCCTGGTCGAAGCCCACACTGGTGATCCGTGACGAGCACATCCTGACGCCGGAGGAGGCAGCTCCGGTGACTGCCGGAGACTATCTCTATCTTCTCGCACCGCCGGAAAAGGCCGAGGCGCTGGATCGCTTCTTCGTCGATATGCCGCCGGTGGCTGCACCCGATCCGCATCTGCTCGGCGATTTCATGGTCCCTGGCGAAACCACGCTCGGCGATCTCGCGGCGGTGTACGGTATCGCCATCGACCCGGCACAGGCACAGCTCACCTTGGCTGATTATTTCGATATCCATCTCGATCACGCGCCGAAAGTCGGCTCGGCCTTGCCAATCGATAGTATCGATCTCGTGGCACGCAGCCTCAGCGGTGGCCGCGTCAATGTGGTCGGCCTGCGTCTGCCGGAGGATGAGCCTGAGCCGTTGCCGCGTTTGAGCCGGGCAGCGATGTTTCGTGGCAGGCTGAAGCGGACCCTGTCGGGATTGTCGAGGGCGTGA
- a CDS encoding putative bifunctional diguanylate cyclase/phosphodiesterase: MPKDRPIKTGLKASHRPRFDRAKAGAKKPIAAAPKHIGVTGELARQRAQVQAAIVDARKSHERLREAIDILPQGIVFLDSEGRYILWNKKYAEIYNRSSDQFVPGARLQDTIRVGVERGDYPEAAGREDEWIAERVEKLFHPTGRHEQRLADGRVVLIEERLTKDGGVVGLRVDITELKQREASFRLLFESNPVPMIVCALADERILSVNDAAAEHYGYSRSEFEKLTIRQLQAFEASPPWAGDHATDEQAARTWKHVKADGELIDLAIYSRQLVYNDQPAVMLALMDITERKRAEMRLAFMAHHDALTGLPNRNLLRQRLDETLSHSRRSGEKLAVLFLGLDNFKGVNDSLGHGIGDKLLRGVARRLRSTLREEDALARLNSDEFAIIQTGIHRPEDAALLARRLLDAIGETFLLDGHSVVIGASVGIAMAPGDGDESERLLKNADMALSRAKNDTRGTFSFFETGMDARAQARRKIENDLRAAIQDDQLRPYYQPLIDLKTGRITGCEALVRWPHPEHGMISPGDFIPVAEDTGLINALGTQILRRACNDAARWPDEVRVAVNLSPLQFRVGNLLSVVMDALKHSGLPPRRLELEITETLLLEKSNQVLATLHALRSLGVRISMDDFGTGYSSLSYLRSFPFDKIKIDQSFVRDLGANRDAQAIVSSIINLGMGLGVTITAEGVETEAELACLRHEGCHEGQGFLFSRARPNAEIEELLRVQATMGVDTVRAQVA; encoded by the coding sequence ATGCCGAAAGACCGGCCCATCAAGACTGGACTGAAGGCATCGCACAGACCGCGCTTCGATCGCGCGAAGGCCGGTGCCAAGAAGCCCATTGCAGCCGCGCCGAAACACATCGGCGTGACAGGAGAACTTGCACGCCAACGCGCGCAGGTACAGGCGGCCATCGTCGATGCCCGCAAGTCCCATGAGCGCTTGCGCGAGGCGATCGATATCCTGCCGCAGGGCATCGTGTTTCTGGATTCCGAAGGGCGTTACATCCTCTGGAACAAGAAATATGCGGAGATCTACAATCGCAGCTCCGATCAATTTGTGCCGGGCGCCAGACTGCAGGACACGATCCGTGTCGGCGTTGAACGCGGGGACTATCCGGAAGCGGCCGGCCGCGAAGACGAATGGATCGCCGAGCGCGTCGAGAAGCTGTTCCACCCCACGGGGCGCCATGAGCAGAGACTGGCCGACGGCCGCGTCGTCCTGATCGAGGAGCGGCTGACCAAAGACGGCGGCGTCGTCGGCCTGCGCGTCGATATCACCGAATTGAAACAGCGCGAGGCGTCGTTTCGACTGCTGTTCGAAAGCAATCCGGTGCCGATGATCGTTTGCGCTCTCGCGGACGAGCGCATTCTCAGCGTCAACGACGCGGCGGCAGAGCACTATGGTTATTCGCGGAGCGAATTCGAGAAGCTGACGATTCGCCAGCTGCAGGCCTTCGAGGCTTCGCCGCCATGGGCGGGCGACCATGCGACGGACGAACAGGCGGCGCGCACCTGGAAACACGTCAAGGCCGATGGCGAGCTGATCGATCTCGCGATCTATTCGCGCCAGCTCGTCTATAACGATCAGCCGGCGGTGATGCTGGCGCTGATGGATATCACCGAACGCAAGCGCGCCGAGATGCGCCTCGCTTTCATGGCGCATCACGATGCGCTCACGGGCCTGCCCAACCGTAATCTGTTGCGGCAGCGCCTCGACGAGACACTGTCGCATAGCCGCCGCAGCGGCGAAAAGCTCGCGGTGCTGTTTCTCGGCCTCGACAATTTCAAGGGCGTCAACGACTCGCTCGGTCATGGGATAGGCGACAAGCTGCTGCGCGGCGTCGCGCGGCGGCTGCGATCCACCCTGCGCGAAGAGGATGCGCTGGCGCGTCTGAATTCGGACGAATTTGCGATCATCCAGACCGGCATTCACCGTCCCGAGGATGCCGCATTGCTGGCGCGTCGCCTGCTCGACGCGATCGGCGAGACGTTCCTGCTCGACGGCCATTCGGTGGTGATCGGCGCCAGCGTCGGTATTGCCATGGCGCCGGGCGATGGCGACGAATCCGAGCGGCTGCTGAAGAATGCCGACATGGCGCTGTCGCGTGCCAAGAATGATACGCGTGGCACGTTCAGCTTCTTCGAGACCGGCATGGACGCGCGCGCGCAGGCACGCCGCAAGATCGAGAACGATCTGCGGGCCGCGATTCAGGACGACCAGTTGCGGCCCTATTACCAGCCCCTGATCGATCTCAAGACCGGCCGCATTACCGGCTGCGAGGCGCTGGTGCGCTGGCCGCATCCCGAGCATGGCATGATCTCGCCCGGCGATTTCATTCCCGTTGCGGAGGACACGGGCCTCATCAATGCGCTCGGCACGCAGATCCTGCGCCGCGCCTGCAACGATGCCGCACGCTGGCCGGACGAGGTGCGCGTGGCCGTCAATCTGTCGCCGCTGCAATTCCGCGTCGGCAATCTGCTGTCGGTCGTGATGGATGCGCTGAAGCATTCCGGCCTGCCGCCGCGCCGGCTCGAGCTGGAAATCACCGAGACGCTGCTGCTGGAAAAGAGCAATCAGGTGCTGGCGACGCTGCATGCGCTGCGCTCGCTCGGGGTGCGCATCTCGATGGACGATTTCGGTACGGGTTATTCTTCGTTGAGCTATCTGCGCAGCTTCCCGTTCGACAAGATCAAGATCGATCAGTCCTTCGTGCGCGATCTCGGCGCCAACCGCGATGCGCAGGCGATCGTGAGTTCGATCATCAATCTCGGCATGGGCCTCGGTGTGACCATCACGGCCGAAGGTGTCGAGACCGAAGCCGAGCTGGCCTGTCTGCGCCACGAGGGCTGTCACGAAGGCCAAGGTTTCCTGTTCAGCCGTGCGCGGCCGAATGCGGAGATCGAGGAATTGCTGCGGGTGCAAGCGACGATGGGCGTCGATACGGTGCGCGCGCAGGTCGCCTAG
- the mepA gene encoding penicillin-insensitive murein endopeptidase yields the protein MSLRLILSLVLPLALVSAPALAQTKGSVDPKPLPPLANPLDPATPAKELFGRKMLPTRSAPQVIGFYAKGCIAGAEALPLNGPTWQVMRLSRNRNWAHPQLIELIERLSAKANRIAGWPGILVGDMSQPRGGPMLTGHASHQIGLDADIWLTPMPNRQLSRNEREEMSAVMMVRKDRLDIDPGTWTPSHLPVIRAAAQEPAVERIFVNAAIKKALCREAKGDRSWLSKVRPMYGHDYHFHIRIKCPAGATDCESQPPPHEGEGCAVSDLAYWFSDAVLHPKPPPVPPKPKPPMTLAQMPDACRQVLNAP from the coding sequence ATGAGCCTGCGCCTGATTCTCAGCCTTGTTCTGCCACTCGCCCTGGTCTCCGCCCCCGCGCTGGCGCAGACCAAGGGCTCGGTCGATCCCAAGCCGCTGCCGCCGCTCGCCAATCCCCTTGATCCCGCCACCCCGGCCAAGGAACTGTTCGGCCGCAAGATGCTGCCGACCCGCTCGGCACCGCAGGTGATCGGCTTCTACGCCAAGGGTTGCATCGCCGGTGCCGAGGCGCTGCCGCTGAACGGCCCGACCTGGCAGGTGATGCGGCTGTCGCGCAATCGCAACTGGGCGCATCCGCAGTTGATCGAGCTCATCGAGCGCCTCTCGGCCAAGGCCAACAGGATCGCAGGCTGGCCGGGCATCCTGGTCGGCGACATGTCGCAACCGCGCGGCGGCCCGATGCTCACCGGCCATGCCAGCCATCAGATCGGCCTCGACGCCGACATCTGGCTGACGCCGATGCCGAACCGGCAGCTCTCGCGCAACGAGCGCGAGGAAATGTCAGCGGTGATGATGGTGCGCAAGGATCGCCTCGACATCGATCCAGGCACATGGACCCCGAGCCATCTGCCCGTGATCCGCGCGGCGGCGCAGGAACCCGCGGTGGAGCGCATCTTCGTCAATGCCGCCATCAAGAAGGCGCTGTGCCGCGAAGCCAAGGGCGACCGTAGCTGGCTGTCGAAAGTCCGGCCGATGTACGGTCACGATTATCACTTCCACATCCGCATCAAATGCCCTGCAGGCGCCACCGATTGCGAATCCCAGCCCCCGCCGCATGAAGGCGAGGGCTGCGCGGTCAGCGATCTCGCTTACTGGTTCAGCGATGCCGTGCTGCATCCCAAGCCGCCACCGGTCCCGCCGAAACCCAAGCCGCCGATGACGTTGGCGCAAATGCCGGATGCTTGCCGGCAGGTCTTGAACGCACCATAG
- the sfsA gene encoding DNA/RNA nuclease SfsA codes for MKLPQGLVPATLIRRYKRFLADVELTDGSAITAHVANPGAMTGLQAPGAKVWLSLSPSKTRKLPHSWELVEADFGNGPELVGVNTIHPNAIVAEALADGAIPELAGYATIRREVKYGAASRVDFLLEHPDRPPCYLEVKNVHLMRTRGLAEFPDSVTARGARHLEELAAMVALGARAVLLFVVQIGSSQRVAVARDIDPTYGRAFDKARAAGVEVLAYRCRIDHSSIVLAGKVPIDP; via the coding sequence ATGAAGCTTCCCCAGGGCCTGGTGCCGGCGACGCTGATCCGCCGCTATAAGCGCTTCCTCGCCGATGTCGAACTGACGGATGGCAGCGCGATCACCGCGCATGTGGCCAATCCCGGAGCCATGACCGGCCTGCAGGCGCCGGGCGCAAAAGTCTGGCTATCGCTATCGCCGAGCAAGACGCGAAAACTGCCTCATTCGTGGGAGCTGGTGGAGGCTGATTTCGGCAATGGGCCGGAACTGGTCGGCGTAAACACCATCCACCCCAATGCCATTGTCGCCGAGGCACTGGCGGATGGCGCAATCCCGGAACTGGCGGGCTACGCCACGATCCGCCGCGAAGTGAAATACGGTGCGGCATCCCGTGTCGATTTCCTGCTGGAACATCCCGACCGGCCCCCCTGCTACCTCGAGGTCAAGAATGTCCATTTGATGCGAACAAGGGGTTTGGCCGAATTCCCGGATTCCGTCACCGCCCGCGGCGCGCGGCATCTGGAGGAACTCGCGGCCATGGTGGCGCTCGGCGCCCGCGCCGTGCTGCTGTTCGTCGTGCAGATCGGCTCGAGCCAGCGGGTCGCCGTCGCCCGCGACATCGATCCGACCTACGGCCGTGCCTTCGACAAGGCCCGCGCCGCCGGCGTCGAAGTACTGGCCTATAGGTGCAGGATCGATCACAGCAGCATCGTGCTTGCCGGAAAAGTGCCGATAGACCCGTAA
- the modB gene encoding molybdate ABC transporter permease subunit, producing the protein MFDITPEEWTAILLSIRVAVIATLISTPLGIAVAWLLARRDFWGKAFVDAMIYLPLVLPPVVTGYLLLVMLGKRGVLGSFLAEHFGVVFAFRWTGAALACGVMSFPLLVRPIRLSIEAVDRRLEQAASTLGASPLKVFVTVTLPLALPGVLAGMVLGFAKAIGEFGATITFVSNIPGETQTISSAIYSLLQTPDGDAAASRLVLISIGIAIVALFLSEWFARRATKRLHGN; encoded by the coding sequence ATGTTCGACATTACGCCGGAAGAATGGACGGCCATCCTGCTTTCGATCAGGGTCGCCGTGATTGCGACCTTGATCTCGACCCCGCTCGGCATCGCCGTGGCGTGGTTGCTCGCGCGGCGTGATTTCTGGGGTAAGGCCTTCGTCGACGCCATGATCTATCTGCCGCTGGTGCTGCCACCTGTCGTCACAGGTTATCTATTGCTCGTGATGCTCGGTAAGCGCGGCGTGCTCGGCTCGTTTCTCGCTGAACATTTCGGAGTCGTCTTCGCCTTTCGCTGGACCGGGGCCGCCCTGGCTTGCGGCGTGATGTCATTTCCGCTGCTGGTACGCCCGATCCGGCTGTCCATCGAAGCGGTCGACCGCCGCCTGGAGCAGGCCGCCAGCACGCTCGGTGCCTCGCCGCTGAAAGTCTTCGTCACCGTGACGCTGCCGCTGGCATTACCGGGCGTTCTCGCCGGCATGGTGCTCGGTTTCGCCAAGGCGATCGGCGAATTCGGCGCGACCATCACGTTCGTCTCCAACATCCCAGGCGAAACCCAGACGATTTCCTCGGCGATCTACTCGCTGTTGCAGACGCCGGACGGCGATGCCGCCGCATCGAGGCTGGTTCTGATTTCGATCGGCATTGCCATCGTCGCGTTGTTCCTGTCCGAATGGTTCGCACGGCGGGCGACCAAACGACTGCACGGAAACTGA
- a CDS encoding TOBE domain-containing protein has protein sequence MRISARNQIKGTVLDVTKGATTSHVRVDIGGGQIMTSSITNEAVDDLALKVGGKVVVVVKASDVMIAVD, from the coding sequence ATGCGCATCAGTGCACGCAACCAGATCAAGGGTACCGTCCTCGACGTGACCAAGGGCGCCACCACCTCCCATGTGCGGGTCGATATCGGCGGCGGCCAGATCATGACCTCCTCGATCACGAACGAAGCTGTGGACGATCTAGCCCTCAAGGTCGGCGGCAAGGTCGTCGTGGTCGTGAAGGCCTCCGACGTCATGATCGCGGTAGATTGA
- a CDS encoding mechanosensitive ion channel family protein, translating into MFDLTDAHTAVLETAKSLGTEFASPWFYLQCAVLLAAAGIAAGIGALARSRIDLTSLVMGWPAPLRMFIRVLVESISTAAFAVLTIVAREGMLAATLPGRSYLLAVAAKMALAWLVIRLVTSIIHNPLIVRLVSISAWLVAALSILGLLQPTLTFLDGPGIELGGLRLTPLLVIKLAVLLAVALWVANIISNFLEGRIRQSHDLTPSVQVLLTKLVRLLMMVFAVALVMGAVGINLAALAVFSGAVGVGIGFGLQKIVSNFISGVILLADKSVKPGDLVTIGDSSGRISAMNTRYISVAAGDGREFLIPNEDLITKKVVNWTYTNKDTLVKVNFGTNYDADPRLVCKLAIACAAASPRASTVKPPNCLLGDFAETGMRFSLTFWIDSPDGMDAVKSEVMQALWDAFKREGIRVPYPVREIKIRGGALPVETITEAAPEPE; encoded by the coding sequence ATGTTCGACCTGACCGACGCTCATACGGCCGTCCTCGAAACGGCGAAATCGCTGGGCACGGAGTTCGCCTCGCCATGGTTCTATCTGCAATGCGCCGTGTTGCTGGCTGCGGCCGGCATCGCCGCCGGCATCGGCGCGCTGGCGCGGTCGCGCATAGATCTGACATCGCTGGTGATGGGATGGCCGGCGCCGCTGCGCATGTTCATCCGCGTTCTGGTCGAAAGCATATCGACGGCGGCGTTTGCCGTCCTGACCATCGTGGCCCGCGAGGGCATGCTGGCCGCAACCCTGCCAGGCCGCAGCTACCTGCTCGCCGTCGCCGCCAAAATGGCTCTGGCCTGGCTGGTGATCCGGCTGGTGACGAGCATCATCCACAATCCACTCATCGTGCGTCTCGTGTCGATCTCCGCCTGGTTGGTGGCGGCACTCAGCATTCTCGGCCTGCTACAGCCCACCCTCACTTTCCTCGATGGTCCCGGAATCGAACTGGGCGGCCTCAGGCTAACCCCTTTGCTGGTCATCAAGCTGGCCGTGCTGCTCGCGGTGGCGCTGTGGGTGGCAAATATTATCAGTAATTTCCTCGAAGGACGGATCCGCCAATCGCACGATCTCACGCCATCGGTGCAGGTGCTGCTCACCAAGCTAGTCCGCCTGCTGATGATGGTATTCGCCGTCGCGCTGGTGATGGGTGCGGTCGGGATCAATCTCGCCGCACTCGCAGTGTTCTCCGGCGCGGTCGGCGTCGGCATCGGCTTCGGCCTGCAGAAAATCGTCTCCAATTTCATCAGCGGCGTGATCCTGCTCGCCGACAAATCGGTAAAGCCCGGCGATCTCGTCACCATCGGCGACAGCTCCGGACGCATCAGCGCGATGAATACGCGCTATATCTCGGTCGCCGCCGGTGACGGCCGCGAATTCCTGATTCCCAATGAGGACCTCATCACCAAGAAAGTGGTGAACTGGACCTATACGAACAAGGACACGCTGGTGAAGGTGAATTTCGGCACCAACTACGACGCCGATCCCCGCCTCGTCTGCAAGCTGGCCATCGCTTGTGCAGCCGCATCGCCCCGCGCCTCGACGGTGAAGCCGCCGAACTGCCTGCTCGGCGACTTCGCCGAAACGGGGATGCGGTTCTCGCTGACCTTCTGGATCGATTCGCCGGACGGCATGGACGCCGTCAAGAGCGAGGTGATGCAGGCGCTGTGGGACGCCTTCAAGCGTGAGGGCATTCGCGTTCCCTATCCGGTGCGCGAGATCAAGATCCGCGGCGGCGCGCTACCGGTGGAAACGATCACCGAGGCCGCACCCGAGCCGGAATGA
- the map gene encoding type I methionyl aminopeptidase has product MSYIDATDTALRKTGQIKLHGASAFAGMRKAGTLVSECLDALTDLVKPGLMTSAIDAFVREFAFSHGAFPATLMYRGYRFSTCTSINHVVCHGMPEARALKEGDIVNIDVTFIVDGWYGDSSRMYGVGQLPRKAERLVEVTYESMMRGIAAVKPGATTGDIGHAIQSFVEPQGMSVVRDFCGHGLGRLFHDEPNIIHVGRPGEGVKLKPGMFFTIEPMINLGKPHVKVLSDGWTAVTRDRSLSAQFEHTVGVTETGVEVFTLSKRHNEKAPAAT; this is encoded by the coding sequence ATGAGCTATATCGACGCCACCGACACCGCCCTGCGCAAGACCGGGCAGATAAAGCTGCACGGCGCTTCCGCCTTTGCCGGCATGCGCAAGGCCGGGACGCTGGTCTCGGAATGTCTGGATGCGCTGACGGATCTGGTGAAGCCTGGCCTGATGACCTCGGCAATCGACGCTTTCGTGCGCGAATTCGCCTTCAGCCACGGCGCCTTTCCGGCGACCCTGATGTATCGCGGCTATCGCTTTTCGACATGCACCTCGATCAACCATGTGGTCTGCCACGGCATGCCGGAAGCGCGCGCGCTGAAGGAAGGCGACATCGTCAATATCGACGTTACCTTCATCGTCGATGGCTGGTACGGCGACTCAAGCCGCATGTACGGCGTCGGCCAGCTGCCGCGCAAGGCCGAGCGCCTGGTCGAAGTAACCTACGAGTCCATGATGCGCGGCATCGCGGCGGTGAAGCCCGGCGCCACCACCGGCGATATTGGCCATGCGATCCAGAGTTTTGTCGAACCGCAGGGCATGAGCGTGGTGCGTGACTTCTGTGGTCACGGTCTTGGCCGCCTGTTCCACGACGAGCCGAACATTATCCATGTCGGCCGCCCCGGCGAAGGCGTGAAGCTGAAGCCCGGCATGTTCTTCACCATCGAGCCGATGATCAATCTCGGCAAGCCGCATGTGAAGGTGCTGTCTGACGGCTGGACCGCGGTGACCCGTGACCGCTCGCTGTCAGCGCAATTCGAACATACGGTCGGCGTGACCGAAACCGGCGTCGAAGTGTTCACGCTGTCGAAGCGGCATAACGAAAAGGCGCCGGCAGCGACCTGA
- the modC gene encoding molybdenum ABC transporter ATP-binding protein: MLRVEVFKQLGNFSLDVAFTSEGRVTGLFGASGAGKTSLVSMIAGLVTPDRGLIAVDKAVLYDRSRCIDLPVFRRRIGYVFQDARLFPHLNVAQNLDYGRRMNFLNRDDVDEKRITDMLDISHLMMRRPGGLSGGERQRVALGRALLAKPRLLLLDEPMGALDEARKAEIMPYLIRLRDEGDVPMVLVSHDADEMRQLAKNVVLLKEGRVAAHGGTDVLSRWVPAA, from the coding sequence ATGCTGCGCGTCGAAGTCTTCAAACAGCTGGGCAATTTCTCCCTCGACGTCGCCTTTACCAGCGAAGGCCGCGTCACCGGCCTGTTCGGCGCCTCCGGCGCAGGCAAGACCTCGCTGGTCAGCATGATCGCCGGTCTGGTGACGCCGGATCGAGGTCTCATCGCCGTCGACAAAGCGGTGCTCTACGACCGCAGCAGGTGCATCGACCTGCCCGTCTTTCGCCGCCGGATCGGTTATGTGTTTCAGGATGCGCGCTTGTTTCCGCATCTCAACGTCGCGCAGAATCTCGATTACGGCCGTCGCATGAATTTCCTCAACCGCGACGACGTCGACGAAAAGCGCATCACCGACATGCTCGACATCAGCCATCTGATGATGCGCCGCCCCGGCGGTCTCTCCGGCGGCGAACGCCAGCGCGTGGCGCTCGGCCGCGCTCTGCTGGCAAAGCCGCGACTGCTGCTGCTCGATGAACCGATGGGCGCGCTGGACGAAGCGCGCAAAGCGGAAATCATGCCCTATCTGATCCGCCTGCGTGACGAAGGCGATGTGCCGATGGTGCTGGTCAGCCACGATGCCGACGAGATGCGGCAACTGGCAAAGAATGTCGTGCTGCTCAAAGAGGGACGGGTCGCCGCCCATGGCGGCACGGATGTGCTGTCGCGCTGGGTGCCGGCGGCGTAG
- the modA gene encoding molybdate ABC transporter substrate-binding protein, producing the protein MNRFAGLFAAFSILLGSSFTPAQAQDKALTVFAAASMKNALDEVNAAYTARTGVKVASSYAASSVLAKQIEQGAPADIFISADMEWMDYAVGKKTINESTRASLLGNSIVLIAAKDSKLGDVKIGQGFDLAKLAGDGKIATGDVKSVPVGKYAKAALEKLGSWTAAEPKFAMAESVRAALTLVSRGEAPIGIVYSTDAKVDPGVKVIGTFPAESHPAVIYPVAATTTAKTEAADYLAFLKGSASKAIMEKYGFTFLVSPTT; encoded by the coding sequence ATGAATCGCTTTGCCGGACTTTTCGCCGCTTTCTCAATCCTGCTCGGATCAAGTTTCACGCCTGCGCAAGCACAGGACAAGGCCCTGACCGTGTTTGCCGCCGCATCCATGAAGAACGCGCTGGACGAAGTGAACGCCGCCTACACCGCCAGGACCGGTGTCAAGGTCGCTTCCAGCTATGCCGCGAGTTCGGTTCTCGCCAAGCAGATCGAACAGGGGGCGCCGGCCGACATCTTCATCTCTGCCGACATGGAATGGATGGACTATGCGGTGGGCAAGAAGACCATCAATGAATCCACCCGCGCGAGCCTGCTCGGCAACAGCATCGTGCTGATCGCCGCCAAGGACTCCAAGCTCGGCGACGTCAAGATCGGCCAGGGCTTCGATCTCGCCAAGCTTGCCGGCGACGGCAAGATCGCCACCGGCGACGTGAAGTCCGTGCCGGTCGGCAAATATGCCAAGGCCGCGCTGGAGAAGCTCGGCAGCTGGACCGCAGCCGAGCCGAAATTTGCCATGGCAGAGAGCGTGCGCGCGGCGCTGACGCTGGTGTCGCGCGGCGAAGCGCCGATCGGCATCGTCTACTCCACGGACGCCAAGGTCGATCCCGGCGTGAAGGTGATCGGCACTTTCCCGGCTGAATCGCATCCGGCGGTCATCTATCCTGTTGCGGCCACAACCACCGCCAAGACCGAAGCCGCCGACTATCTCGCCTTCCTGAAGGGCTCGGCGTCGAAAGCCATCATGGAAAAATACGGCTTCACCTTCCTGGTCAGCCCGACGACCTGA